In Saccharothrix syringae, the following are encoded in one genomic region:
- the urtC gene encoding urea ABC transporter permease subunit UrtC yields MRTSLGRVSLWVCLALLVLAPFALSPFRLGLLAKYLCFAIVAVGIALAWGRGGMLVLGQGVFFGLGGYAMAMHLKLREAGAGGLPDFMVWSGVEELPALWRPFANPVFALAAVVLLPGLVAFLLGLLVFRQRVRGAYFAILSQALAAAFVILLVGQQGLTGGTNGMTNFGGFFALDLTDPNGQRAVYAITAAVLVAVFVGAGLLVRSRFGRLLVAVRDGEDRVRFLGYDPALVKTLTFTASAVLAGIAGALFVPVVGIISPALLGIVPSLELLVGVAVGGRFSVAGAVAGAIAVNYAKTVFSEDFAEGWLYLQGGLFVLVLVFAPRGLAGIAEAVRNRLPRPGSRSGGSRSREEVPV; encoded by the coding sequence GTGAGGACGTCTCTCGGGCGGGTGTCGCTGTGGGTGTGCCTGGCGCTGCTGGTGCTGGCGCCGTTCGCGCTGTCGCCGTTCCGGCTCGGCCTGCTGGCGAAGTACCTGTGCTTCGCCATCGTCGCGGTGGGCATCGCGCTGGCGTGGGGCCGGGGCGGGATGCTGGTCCTGGGCCAGGGCGTGTTCTTCGGCCTCGGCGGCTACGCCATGGCCATGCACCTGAAGCTGCGGGAGGCGGGCGCCGGCGGGCTGCCCGACTTCATGGTGTGGAGCGGGGTGGAGGAGCTGCCCGCCCTGTGGCGGCCCTTCGCCAACCCGGTGTTCGCGCTGGCGGCCGTGGTGCTGCTGCCGGGGCTGGTGGCGTTCCTGCTGGGGCTGCTGGTGTTCCGGCAGCGGGTGCGCGGCGCGTACTTCGCGATCCTGTCCCAGGCGCTGGCCGCGGCGTTCGTGATCCTCCTGGTCGGGCAGCAGGGCCTGACCGGCGGCACCAACGGCATGACGAACTTCGGCGGGTTCTTCGCGCTGGACCTGACCGACCCGAACGGGCAGCGCGCGGTCTACGCGATCACCGCCGCCGTGCTGGTCGCGGTGTTCGTCGGAGCCGGGCTGCTGGTGCGCAGCCGGTTCGGGCGGCTGCTGGTGGCCGTGCGCGACGGCGAGGACCGGGTGCGGTTCCTGGGCTACGACCCGGCGTTGGTCAAGACGCTCACCTTCACCGCCTCGGCGGTGCTGGCCGGGATCGCGGGCGCGTTGTTCGTGCCGGTGGTGGGGATCATCTCCCCGGCCCTGCTGGGCATCGTGCCGTCGCTGGAGCTGCTGGTCGGGGTGGCGGTCGGCGGGCGGTTCTCGGTGGCGGGCGCGGTCGCCGGGGCCATCGCGGTCAACTACGCCAAGACGGTGTTCAGCGAGGACTTCGCCGAGGGCTGGCTGTACCTGCAGGGCGGGCTGTTCGTGCTGGTGCTGGTGTTCGCGCCCCGGGGGCTGGCCGGGATCGCGGAGGCGGTGCGGAACCGGCTGCCGCGGCCCGGGTCGCGCTCCGGCGGCTCGCGGTCCCGCGAGGAGGTGCCGGTGTGA
- the urtB gene encoding urea ABC transporter permease subunit UrtB, whose product MAALANQLPIGLGIAAVLLLIALGLTFTFGQMGVINMAHGEFIMAGAYTAYLLQGVTGQSFLLALPAAFAVAGLMGLLLEWSLIRRFYGRPLDTLLLTWGVSLVLQQLARDVFGAPNVQVTAPAWLTGGLDVLGVRLPHNRLFTIGLAALCVVGVWFYLTRLPQGRRMRAVVQDRELAECSGIATGRVDRFTFLLGSGLAGVAGVALTLVGPVGPNLGTTYIVDAFLVVVAGGLGQLRGAVLAALALGFLNGYLEFWTDASLAKVLVLVAVVAFLQVRPQGMFALRGRTLV is encoded by the coding sequence GTGGCGGCACTGGCCAACCAGCTGCCCATCGGGCTGGGCATCGCCGCGGTGCTCCTGCTCATCGCGCTCGGCCTGACGTTCACGTTCGGCCAGATGGGCGTGATCAACATGGCGCACGGCGAGTTCATCATGGCGGGCGCATACACGGCGTACCTGCTCCAGGGCGTGACCGGCCAGTCGTTCCTGCTCGCGCTGCCCGCGGCGTTCGCCGTGGCCGGGCTGATGGGGCTGCTGCTGGAGTGGTCGCTGATCCGGCGGTTCTACGGGCGGCCGCTGGACACGCTGCTGCTGACCTGGGGCGTGAGCCTGGTGCTCCAGCAGCTCGCACGGGACGTCTTCGGCGCGCCGAACGTCCAGGTGACCGCGCCCGCCTGGCTGACCGGCGGACTGGACGTGCTCGGCGTCCGGCTGCCGCACAACCGCCTGTTCACCATCGGCCTGGCCGCGCTGTGCGTGGTCGGCGTGTGGTTCTACCTGACCCGGCTGCCGCAGGGCAGGCGGATGCGGGCGGTGGTGCAGGACCGGGAGCTGGCCGAGTGCAGCGGCATCGCCACCGGCCGGGTCGACCGGTTCACCTTCCTGCTCGGCTCGGGGCTGGCCGGGGTGGCGGGTGTCGCGCTGACGCTCGTCGGCCCGGTCGGCCCGAACCTGGGCACCACCTACATCGTCGACGCGTTCCTGGTCGTGGTCGCCGGTGGGCTGGGGCAGCTGCGCGGCGCGGTGCTCGCCGCCCTCGCGCTCGGGTTCCTCAACGGCTACCTGGAGTTCTGGACCGACGCGAGCCTGGCCAAGGTGCTGGTGCTCGTGGCGGTCGTCGCGTTCCTCCAGGTTCGGCCGCAGGGCATGTTCGCGCTTCGGGGAAGGACCTTGGTGTGA
- the urtA gene encoding urea ABC transporter substrate-binding protein has translation MRTWNSRRGLLALLFPVLLATACVDEPGAGAGASGDEIRIGVLHSLSGTMAISEVTVRDAELLAVEEINARGGVLGKKLVPVTEDGASDWPTFAEKAQKLISQDRVAAVFGGWTSASRKAMLPVFERNKALLWYPVQYEGLESSPYIFYTGATTNQQIVPALDYLASQGERRLFLVGSDYVFPRTANKVIKAYAAAKGIEVLGEEYTPLGHTEYSTLVNKIADARPDAVFNTLNGDSNVAFFKQLRASGITPGSTPVVSVSVAEEEVRGIGPENVAGHLVAWNYYQTTATPANEAFVKAFKAKYGADKVTSDPMEAGYNAVHLWAEAVAKAGTTEVEAVRRAAGGITIEAPEGPTAIDGENQHVAKTARIGRVRPDGQIEQVWASDGPIKPDPYLKGYDWATGLSG, from the coding sequence GTGCGCACCTGGAACTCCCGTCGTGGCCTGTTAGCCCTCCTCTTCCCGGTCCTGCTGGCGACGGCGTGCGTCGACGAGCCGGGCGCCGGCGCCGGGGCGTCCGGCGACGAGATCAGGATCGGCGTCCTGCACTCGCTCAGCGGCACCATGGCGATCAGCGAGGTCACCGTGCGCGACGCGGAGCTGCTCGCCGTCGAGGAGATCAACGCCCGGGGCGGCGTGCTCGGCAAGAAGCTGGTGCCGGTCACCGAGGACGGCGCGTCCGACTGGCCGACGTTCGCGGAGAAGGCGCAGAAGCTGATCTCGCAGGACCGCGTGGCCGCGGTGTTCGGCGGCTGGACCTCCGCCAGCCGCAAGGCGATGCTGCCGGTGTTCGAGCGCAACAAGGCGCTGCTGTGGTACCCCGTCCAGTACGAGGGCCTGGAGAGCTCGCCCTACATCTTCTACACCGGCGCGACGACCAACCAGCAGATCGTGCCCGCCCTGGACTACCTGGCCTCCCAGGGCGAGCGGCGCCTGTTCCTGGTGGGCAGCGACTACGTGTTCCCCCGCACCGCCAACAAGGTCATCAAGGCGTACGCGGCCGCCAAGGGCATCGAGGTGCTGGGCGAGGAGTACACGCCGCTCGGCCACACGGAGTACAGCACGCTGGTCAACAAGATCGCCGACGCGCGGCCCGACGCGGTGTTCAACACCCTCAACGGCGACAGCAACGTGGCGTTCTTCAAGCAGTTGCGCGCCTCCGGCATCACCCCCGGGAGCACGCCCGTGGTGTCGGTCAGCGTGGCCGAGGAGGAGGTCCGGGGCATCGGCCCGGAGAACGTCGCCGGGCACCTGGTGGCGTGGAACTACTACCAGACCACCGCGACCCCGGCGAACGAGGCGTTCGTCAAGGCGTTCAAGGCCAAGTACGGCGCCGACAAGGTGACCTCCGACCCGATGGAGGCCGGCTACAACGCCGTCCACCTGTGGGCCGAGGCGGTCGCCAAGGCCGGCACCACCGAGGTGGAGGCGGTGCGCAGGGCCGCGGGCGGCATCACCATCGAGGCGCCCGAGGGCCCCACCGCCATCGACGGCGAGAACCAGCACGTGGCCAAGACCGCGCGCATCGGCCGGGTGCGGCCGGACGGCCAGATCGAGCAGGTCTGGGCCTCGGACGGGCCCATCAAGCCGGACCCCTACCTCAAGGGCTACGACTGGGCGACCGGCCTGAGCGGCTGA
- a CDS encoding methyltransferase, whose translation MTSSSEDPVRQVLSDAMAHLYSAALRAAVLLDVAEHLADGPRDAADLAGEIGAHGPSLHRLLRFLAGRGVFREDEDGRFHLTPAGDVLRADAPRTVRTAVLGMTSDLCLLPATGLAAALRDGGTAFEHRFGRPLFEYLAENPEAGDEFNQAMVDISTAEGDAILAVYDFPGSGVVVDVGGGHGALLLSVLRAHPGLRGVLLDQDAVVAGHLLGQLGGDDRWEVVAGDFFDSVPPGDLLVLKNVLHDWDDEQCARILGNCRRALRPGGRVLVVDAVIPPGNEPDFSKLLDMSMLTLLPGRERTEPQFRDLFDRAGLRLTRVVRTAGVFSLIEAVPG comes from the coding sequence ATGACGAGTTCGTCCGAGGACCCGGTGCGGCAGGTCCTGTCCGACGCCATGGCCCACCTGTACTCGGCCGCCCTGCGCGCGGCGGTGCTGCTCGACGTCGCCGAGCACCTGGCGGACGGGCCGCGCGATGCCGCCGACCTGGCCGGGGAGATCGGCGCGCACGGCCCGTCCCTGCACCGGCTGCTGAGGTTCCTGGCCGGTCGCGGGGTCTTCCGGGAGGACGAGGACGGCAGGTTCCACCTGACCCCGGCCGGCGACGTGCTGCGCGCCGACGCGCCCCGGACGGTCAGGACGGCGGTGCTCGGGATGACCTCGGACCTGTGCCTGCTGCCCGCGACCGGCCTCGCCGCGGCCCTCCGCGACGGTGGCACCGCCTTCGAGCACCGGTTCGGGCGGCCGCTCTTCGAGTACCTCGCCGAGAACCCGGAGGCCGGCGACGAGTTCAACCAGGCCATGGTCGACATCTCCACCGCCGAGGGCGACGCCATCCTGGCGGTCTACGACTTCCCCGGCTCGGGCGTGGTGGTGGACGTCGGCGGCGGCCACGGCGCGCTGCTGCTGTCGGTGCTCCGCGCCCACCCGGGCCTGCGCGGCGTGCTGCTCGACCAGGACGCGGTGGTGGCCGGCCACCTGCTCGGGCAGCTGGGCGGGGACGACCGCTGGGAGGTGGTCGCCGGGGACTTCTTCGACTCGGTGCCCCCGGGTGACCTCCTCGTGCTCAAGAACGTCCTGCACGACTGGGACGACGAGCAGTGCGCGCGCATCCTGGGCAACTGCCGCCGCGCCCTGCGGCCCGGTGGCCGGGTGCTGGTCGTCGACGCGGTCATCCCGCCGGGCAACGAGCCGGACTTCAGCAAGCTGCTCGACATGTCCATGCTGACGCTGCTGCCGGGGCGGGAACGCACCGAACCGCAGTTCCGCGACCTGTTCGACCGCGCCGGCCTCCGCCTGACCCGGGTCGTCCGCACCGCGGGCGTGTTCTCCCTGATCGAGGCCGTCCCCGGGTAA
- a CDS encoding DJ-1/PfpI family protein, producing the protein MARVLVLTADAAEELDSMYPVFRLREAGHEAVVAAPTTRAVKLVVHDFEPGWDAYTEKPGHLLPVDLAFAEVDPEECDALVIPGGRAPEYIRTDPDVARVVGHFFERGLPVGTICHGPQVPAALGLLRGRTTAAYPPLKSDVEQAGATFVDGPDVVDGAMVSCRGWPDLPLWSRAFLRVLEESSGARGLDRIRSAR; encoded by the coding sequence GTGGCGCGAGTACTGGTCCTCACCGCCGACGCCGCCGAGGAACTCGATTCGATGTACCCGGTGTTCCGCCTGCGCGAAGCCGGTCACGAGGCGGTCGTGGCCGCCCCGACGACCCGCGCGGTGAAGCTCGTGGTGCACGACTTCGAACCCGGCTGGGACGCCTACACCGAGAAACCCGGCCACCTGCTGCCCGTGGACCTGGCGTTCGCCGAGGTGGACCCCGAGGAGTGCGACGCCCTGGTCATCCCGGGCGGCCGGGCGCCGGAGTACATCCGCACGGACCCGGACGTGGCCCGCGTCGTCGGCCACTTCTTCGAGCGCGGGCTCCCGGTCGGCACGATCTGCCACGGCCCTCAGGTGCCCGCCGCCCTGGGGCTGCTGCGCGGTCGCACCACGGCCGCGTACCCGCCGCTGAAGTCCGACGTGGAGCAGGCGGGGGCCACCTTCGTGGACGGGCCCGACGTCGTGGACGGCGCGATGGTGTCCTGCCGGGGCTGGCCGGACCTGCCGCTGTGGTCCCGCGCGTTCCTGCGGGTGCTGGAGGAGTCGTCCGGGGCGCGGGGGCTCGACCGGATCAGGTCGGCCCGGTGA
- a CDS encoding Gfo/Idh/MocA family protein, which produces MGDPHRVGIVGLGVISRAYLNTLGNHPAVRVTAVADLDDARSAAVAADLPGAEAVSVDRLLGGADVDTVLNLTVPAAHAPIAFRAIEAGKNVFGEKPLAVTFPDGRAIIDRAAAAGVRVGCAPDTVLGTGTQTARAAIDSGLIGRPLSASAVMITPGHERWHPNPDFYYTAGGGPLLDMGPYYITALVHLLGPVRTVLGAASRLRTERVIGSGARTGHRIPVEVDSHVSGVLEHANGALSTITTSFDGVVTTAAPIEVHGEDGTLAVPDPNLFDGETRLFPLGGTGWRTLPPSAGYTGAGRGIGLLDLVAADGQRAPRTGGELALHVLETMTAVLRAADEGRRIELTTTVERPVPVPLTPVDEWSPSRR; this is translated from the coding sequence GTGGGCGACCCGCACCGCGTCGGCATCGTAGGTCTCGGGGTCATCTCCCGCGCATACCTGAACACGCTCGGCAACCACCCCGCGGTGCGCGTCACCGCGGTCGCCGACCTCGACGACGCCCGGTCGGCCGCGGTCGCCGCCGACCTCCCGGGTGCCGAGGCGGTCAGCGTCGACCGGCTGCTCGGTGGGGCGGACGTCGACACGGTGCTGAACCTCACCGTCCCCGCGGCCCACGCCCCGATCGCGTTCCGCGCGATCGAGGCCGGCAAGAACGTCTTCGGCGAGAAGCCGCTCGCCGTCACGTTCCCGGACGGTCGGGCGATCATCGACCGGGCCGCCGCGGCCGGTGTCCGGGTCGGTTGCGCACCGGACACCGTTCTCGGCACGGGCACGCAGACCGCGCGGGCGGCGATCGACAGCGGGCTCATAGGGCGCCCGCTCTCCGCGTCGGCCGTGATGATCACGCCGGGGCACGAACGCTGGCACCCCAACCCCGACTTCTACTACACCGCCGGTGGCGGCCCCCTGCTGGACATGGGGCCGTACTACATCACCGCGCTGGTCCACCTGCTCGGCCCGGTGCGCACGGTGCTCGGCGCGGCCAGTCGCCTGCGCACCGAGCGCGTCATCGGTTCCGGCGCGCGGACGGGCCACCGGATCCCGGTCGAGGTCGACAGCCACGTCTCCGGCGTGCTCGAACACGCCAACGGCGCGCTCTCCACCATCACGACCAGCTTCGACGGGGTGGTCACCACCGCCGCACCGATCGAGGTGCACGGCGAGGACGGCACGCTCGCGGTCCCGGACCCGAACCTCTTCGACGGCGAGACCCGTCTCTTCCCGCTCGGCGGCACCGGGTGGCGGACCCTTCCCCCCAGCGCGGGCTACACGGGCGCGGGGCGGGGGATCGGCCTCCTCGACCTCGTCGCGGCCGACGGGCAGCGGGCCCCGCGCACCGGCGGTGAGCTCGCGCTGCACGTGCTGGAGACGATGACCGCCGTGCTCCGCGCCGCGGACGAGGGGCGGCGGATCGAGCTGACGACCACGGTGGAGCGGCCGGTGCCGGTGCCCCTCACACCCGTGGACGAGTGGTCCCCCAGCCGCCGGTGA
- a CDS encoding ThuA domain-containing protein has translation MARPRALVVRGGWEGHRPVEATGLFIPFLERNGYAVRVEESTEVYADAAGMAGTDLVVQCVTMSQITTAQLAGLRAAVEAGTGFTGWHGGIADSFRASSDYLHLVGGQFATHPGREPCERRGGQEDNYLPHAVNITALGREHPITAGIEDFELVTEQYWVLHDDLVDVLATTTHPPRPWHPWHRPVTCPAIWTRRWGAGRIVVTTPGHSLDVLEHPSVRTVIEKGMLWATRTASAS, from the coding sequence GTGGCACGACCGAGGGCACTGGTGGTCCGCGGTGGGTGGGAAGGCCACCGGCCGGTGGAGGCGACCGGGTTGTTCATCCCCTTCCTGGAGCGCAACGGCTACGCCGTGCGGGTCGAGGAGTCGACCGAGGTGTACGCCGACGCCGCCGGGATGGCGGGCACCGACCTGGTCGTGCAGTGCGTGACGATGTCGCAGATCACCACCGCGCAACTGGCCGGGCTGCGCGCGGCGGTCGAGGCCGGCACCGGTTTCACCGGCTGGCACGGCGGCATCGCGGACTCGTTCCGCGCGTCGTCGGACTACCTGCACCTGGTGGGCGGCCAGTTCGCCACGCACCCGGGCAGAGAGCCGTGCGAGCGCCGGGGCGGGCAGGAGGACAACTACCTGCCGCACGCGGTGAACATCACCGCGCTCGGCCGGGAGCACCCGATCACCGCGGGCATCGAGGACTTCGAACTGGTCACCGAGCAGTACTGGGTGCTGCACGACGACCTGGTCGACGTGCTGGCCACCACGACCCACCCGCCCCGACCGTGGCACCCGTGGCACCGGCCGGTCACCTGCCCGGCGATCTGGACCCGCCGGTGGGGCGCCGGGAGGATCGTGGTGACGACGCCGGGGCACAGCCTGGACGTGCTGGAGCACCCCAGCGTCCGCACCGTCATCGAGAAGGGGATGTTGTGGGCGACCCGCACCGCGTCGGCATCGTAG
- a CDS encoding ABC transporter substrate-binding protein → MPEKPDTAVTLTHRAIGLRTTDPEAARELLGVALADDTGYEPAWRWLAELVTDDAERRFCLDRAFAIKADPETDRARRALRRVAPRVPREVRDVVEPPRPEPVVPVAGRRKRSGKLVALGAVVLLALAAVGVWTATSRAGGEPVRVAVVAGLTGRDPAAAADVERGVRMRVDDLNAAGGVDGHPVELRVYDDADQPERATAIAEEIVRDGKALYVIGHGVTATSLAAAPIYRAAGIPAVTPSASGSAVTDSSDWYFRSMFGDRTQADFLAVYASDVLKAKKVAVVYDDTASGRSAQAAFADSYRGFGEVVAALPVTGDPRAAVDRVKDLGAPVLLATEERNGVALVKGLRGAGFEAPILGTAALGTKSFHDALGGATRDLHLATPMAQDSLSGPALAWSEEFQRRFGERPRWHAATARQALNVGLHVVTKDRIGLDPAAIAADRRRLRDGLASLKDKKNAFPALLGPLYFTANGSAQMPVSFVTSDGVRLVSTPVQLTTHEPGSPQALAAALADGSVIAVGDRYLTRRQVVATGINLNEVRDLDTRDGTYFVDFFLWLKYTGPHAAADVQFVNAVKPDLKLGQPLRDVTGDDGTYRLYRVADRFKSGFEFRSFPFDHQHLRVVLQNRTQTADQVVYVTDKEVLDQPAEHHLRSGADAEATINDIPNWLATSARFFQRTVGSSDALGDGSAAGTADGIYYSQYTGEVEIVRDTLPFLIKNLLPLVLLICVTYLSLFFNASDGAAPVSMGVTAILSTAVLLNNVTSQLPSVSYTVALEWGYYAFILLAAGCVLVAMLRKRLAGLRRDAQERRLSRAARIGYPAYLVAVLATYLVVFA, encoded by the coding sequence GTGCCTGAGAAGCCGGACACCGCCGTCACGCTCACCCACCGGGCGATCGGCCTGCGCACCACCGACCCGGAGGCCGCCCGGGAGCTGCTGGGCGTCGCGCTGGCCGACGACACCGGGTACGAGCCGGCCTGGCGCTGGCTCGCCGAGCTGGTCACCGACGACGCCGAGCGGCGGTTCTGCCTGGACCGGGCGTTCGCCATCAAGGCCGACCCGGAGACCGACCGGGCCCGGCGCGCGCTGCGCCGCGTGGCACCGCGGGTGCCGCGAGAGGTGCGGGACGTCGTGGAGCCGCCGCGGCCGGAGCCCGTGGTGCCGGTCGCGGGGCGGCGGAAGAGGTCCGGGAAGCTGGTCGCGCTCGGCGCGGTGGTGCTCCTCGCGCTGGCCGCCGTCGGGGTGTGGACGGCCACCAGCCGGGCCGGTGGGGAGCCGGTGCGCGTCGCCGTGGTCGCGGGCTTGACGGGGCGTGACCCGGCCGCCGCCGCCGACGTCGAGCGCGGTGTCCGGATGCGGGTGGACGACCTGAACGCCGCGGGCGGGGTGGACGGGCACCCGGTGGAGCTGCGGGTCTACGACGACGCCGACCAGCCGGAGCGGGCGACGGCGATCGCCGAGGAGATCGTGCGCGACGGCAAGGCGCTCTACGTCATCGGGCACGGTGTCACCGCCACGTCCCTCGCCGCCGCCCCGATCTACCGGGCCGCCGGCATCCCGGCGGTCACGCCGTCGGCCAGCGGGTCGGCCGTCACCGACAGCAGCGACTGGTACTTCCGCAGCATGTTCGGCGACCGCACGCAGGCCGACTTCCTCGCCGTCTACGCCTCCGACGTGCTGAAGGCGAAGAAGGTCGCGGTGGTGTACGACGACACCGCGTCGGGGCGTTCGGCGCAGGCCGCCTTCGCGGACTCCTACCGCGGCTTCGGCGAGGTCGTCGCCGCGCTGCCCGTGACCGGCGACCCGCGGGCGGCGGTGGACCGGGTGAAGGACCTCGGCGCGCCGGTGCTGCTCGCCACCGAGGAGCGCAACGGTGTCGCGCTGGTGAAGGGCCTGCGCGGCGCGGGGTTCGAGGCGCCGATCCTGGGCACGGCGGCCCTGGGCACGAAGTCGTTCCACGACGCGCTGGGCGGTGCGACGCGGGACCTGCACCTGGCCACCCCGATGGCGCAGGACTCGCTGTCCGGTCCGGCGCTGGCCTGGTCCGAGGAGTTCCAGCGCCGGTTCGGGGAGCGCCCGCGCTGGCACGCGGCGACCGCGCGGCAGGCGCTCAACGTCGGCCTGCACGTGGTGACCAAGGACCGCATCGGCCTGGACCCGGCCGCCATCGCCGCCGACCGGCGACGCCTGCGCGACGGCCTGGCGTCGTTGAAGGACAAGAAGAACGCGTTCCCCGCGCTGCTCGGGCCGCTGTACTTCACCGCGAACGGCTCGGCGCAGATGCCGGTGTCGTTCGTGACCAGCGACGGCGTGCGGTTGGTGTCCACGCCGGTCCAGCTGACCACCCACGAGCCGGGTTCGCCGCAGGCGCTGGCGGCGGCGCTGGCGGACGGCTCGGTGATCGCGGTCGGCGACCGGTACCTGACCCGCCGCCAGGTGGTGGCCACCGGCATCAACCTCAACGAGGTGCGCGACCTGGACACCCGCGACGGCACGTACTTCGTGGACTTCTTCCTGTGGCTGAAGTACACCGGCCCGCACGCGGCGGCGGACGTGCAGTTCGTCAACGCGGTCAAGCCGGACCTCAAGCTCGGTCAGCCGCTGCGCGACGTGACCGGCGACGACGGCACCTACCGGCTGTACCGGGTGGCCGACCGGTTCAAGAGCGGGTTCGAGTTCCGCAGCTTCCCGTTCGACCACCAGCACCTCAGGGTGGTGCTGCAGAACCGGACGCAGACCGCCGACCAGGTGGTGTACGTGACCGACAAGGAGGTGCTGGACCAGCCGGCCGAGCACCACCTGCGCAGCGGCGCGGACGCCGAGGCGACGATCAACGACATCCCGAACTGGCTGGCCACCTCCGCCCGGTTCTTCCAGCGGACGGTCGGCAGCAGCGACGCGCTGGGCGACGGGTCGGCGGCGGGCACCGCGGACGGTATCTACTACAGCCAGTACACCGGCGAGGTGGAGATCGTCCGCGACACCCTGCCGTTCCTGATCAAGAACCTGCTGCCGCTGGTGCTGCTGATCTGCGTCACGTACCTCTCGCTGTTCTTCAACGCCTCCGACGGCGCCGCGCCGGTGTCCATGGGTGTCACCGCGATCCTCAGCACGGCCGTGCTGCTGAACAACGTGACGTCGCAGCTGCCGTCGGTGAGCTACACGGTGGCGCTGGAGTGGGGTTACTACGCGTTCATCCTGCTCGCGGCCGGGTGCGTGCTGGTGGCGATGCTGCGCAAGCGGCTGGCCGGGCTCCGCCGCGACGCCCAGGAGCGGCGGCTGTCGCGGGCGGCGCGGATCGGTTACCCGGCCTACCTGGTCGCGGTGCTCGCGACCTACCTGGTGGTGTTCGCCTGA
- a CDS encoding ABC transporter permease subunit yields MTWLIWRQHRTEVCVLGLLVGAFGVVLLVLGAQAHDLFPGGPARCAGGAGVDEVCAASFRRLDEEYGYVENLLAAFYLVPLVIGAFLGAPLLARELEDGTWQLAWTQAVPRMRWLAAKLAALAGVTVALTGVFTAVLTWFRRPFDAWEGRFQYDAFDLEGLVPVAYALFAFGVATAAGAILRRSLPAFGVALGAFLAARMSVALLARPAYATPLTTVAPVPAGGSEDQAGHRSVPGFADWTIERGYADATGRRLGSTEYQELEAAADRAGTNLNQFLHARGVQRFGVYHPADRFWTFQLIEAALFVAGAAVLIGVVVWRVRRRVI; encoded by the coding sequence ATGACCTGGCTGATCTGGCGCCAGCACCGGACCGAGGTCTGCGTCCTGGGCCTGCTCGTCGGCGCGTTCGGCGTCGTCCTGCTCGTGCTCGGGGCGCAGGCCCACGACCTGTTCCCCGGCGGTCCCGCCCGGTGCGCGGGAGGGGCCGGCGTCGACGAGGTCTGCGCGGCCTCCTTCCGCCGGCTCGACGAGGAGTACGGGTACGTCGAGAACCTCCTGGCGGCCTTCTACCTGGTCCCCCTCGTCATCGGCGCGTTCCTCGGCGCGCCGCTGCTCGCGCGTGAACTGGAGGACGGCACCTGGCAGCTCGCCTGGACGCAGGCCGTGCCGCGGATGCGCTGGCTGGCGGCCAAGCTCGCGGCACTGGCCGGCGTCACCGTCGCGCTCACCGGCGTGTTCACCGCGGTGCTCACCTGGTTCCGCCGGCCGTTCGACGCGTGGGAGGGGCGGTTCCAGTACGACGCGTTCGACCTGGAAGGACTCGTTCCGGTGGCGTACGCGCTGTTCGCGTTCGGCGTCGCCACTGCCGCCGGGGCGATCCTGCGGCGCAGCCTGCCCGCGTTCGGCGTCGCCCTCGGGGCGTTCCTCGCCGCCCGGATGTCGGTGGCGCTGCTGGCCCGTCCCGCGTACGCCACGCCGCTGACCACCGTGGCGCCGGTCCCCGCCGGCGGCTCGGAGGACCAGGCGGGGCACCGGTCCGTGCCCGGCTTCGCCGACTGGACGATCGAACGCGGCTACGCGGACGCCACCGGGCGCAGGCTGGGCTCGACCGAGTACCAGGAGCTGGAGGCCGCCGCCGACCGGGCCGGCACCAACCTCAACCAGTTCCTGCACGCGCGCGGCGTCCAGCGGTTCGGGGTCTACCACCCGGCCGACCGGTTCTGGACGTTCCAGCTCATCGAGGCGGCCCTGTTCGTCGCCGGCGCGGCGGTCCTGATCGGCGTGGTGGTGTGGCGGGTGCGGCGCCGGGTGATCTAG